A single region of the Lates calcarifer isolate ASB-BC8 linkage group LG3, TLL_Latcal_v3, whole genome shotgun sequence genome encodes:
- the LOC108889918 gene encoding oocyte zinc finger protein XlCOF7.1 isoform X5 has product MSRFQDLKDSFKRRLLTAVRKDLFGHLERKISEYEKEIDRNRKLLDLVSNSDLKRPGSVCPADVQQLLVTKEEVPSEQQEWSSRLDQQDPEPPHIKEEQEELCLIQRPVGADGENCGGSESGRKWDPDWHPHPESDAEDSDFPEPESEDSDEDWEDPNRKSTDSPVCSKTLIMKGSEHMKTHTGEKAISCSLCGKCFTTKGGLNYHLKTHTGEKPFSCSVCGKKCRQKSALTSHMLTHTGEKQFSCSVCGKQCAHKSTLKTHMLTHTEEKPFSCSVCGKKCGRNSILTKHMLTHTGEKPFSCSVCGKKFGQRGNLKTHMLTHTGEKPFSCSDCGKKFSHKTSLTYHMLTHTGEKPFSCSVCGKGCTDKPTLTKHMFTHTGEKPFSCSVCGKRFARKEYLKTHMLIHTGVKPLSCSVCGKKFRHRGALTCHMAIHTGEKPFSCSICKKRFIRTTQFKIHKCGDESSQFQCGKSTKHLNCSECDETFLNNSHLMVHMRMHKGQKLFTCTICDQKWQFSSQLKRHMRTHTGERPYSCSVCGRTFSESRIMMRHMAVHSGIKQNKGGFSGEDCAGPEPGRNSGPDGHLQPETEDKTEESSDHKTDDNYFWKESKQSQSGSNSVENKIFESHMSFNTDSVSESFNHQNDDGVSQSDPPCGADREQVSLSRQTGREENQDPEPPHIKEEQEEVWSSQEGEQLQGLEEADITKFTFTPVPVKSEDDEEKPQSSELHQSQTEENREDCGGPGPDRNPDPHLQPQTEDRTEESSGPETDDNDFWKDIRKPLSCLKSLKHEEVSQSDPPCGTDREQVSLSQQTGREENQDPEPHHIKEEQEEVWSSQEGEQLQGLEEADITKFTFTPVPVKSEDDEEKPQSSELHQSQTEENREDCGGPGPDRNPGLQPQDSSGPETDDSDFWKETRQRRSVMNESAESDGECDLDKNLFNCSDVNASESLQPESDDSVDSDFWKDNQKPQLGLNPLKNNEVSENDVRYNALRKPYSCSECGQRFLYICHMKTHMRRHTVERPFVCSVCGQKCLYKSHLKIHMRTHTGEKPFDCPICGKKYAHKASMQSHMIIHTVEKQYNCSVCDKSFAWFTELKYHHCVGEASHENQDT; this is encoded by the exons ATGTCCAGATTTCAGGATCTTAAAGATTCGTTCAAACGGCGGCTGCTGACTGCGGTTCGTAAAGATCTGTTTGGacatttggagagaaaaatatctgaatatgaAAAGGAGATCGACCGCAACAGAAAACTGCTGGATCTGGTTTCAAACAGCGACTTAAAGCGGCCAGGATCAG tgtgtcctGCTGACGTCCAACAGCTGTTGGTGACTAAAGAAGAG GttccctctgagcagcaggagtggaGCTCCAGACTGGACCAGCAGGACCCAGAGCCCCCCCAcattaaagaggaacaggaggaactCTGTCTTATTCAAAGACCAGTAGGTGCTGATGGAGAGAACTGTGGAGGATCAGAATCAGGCAGGAAGTGGGATCCAGACTGGCATCCACACCCAGAGAGTGACGCAGAGGATTCAGACTTTCCTGAACCTGAGAGTGAGGACAGTGATGAAGACTGGGAGGATCccaacagaaaatcaacagaCTCCCCTGTTTGTAGTAAAACACTGATCATGAAGGGGAGTGAACACATGAAAACTCACACAGGAGAAAAGGCTATCAGTTGCTCCTTATGTGGTAAATGTTTTACTACAAAAGGTGGTCTGAACTACCACCTGAAAactcacacaggagagaaaccatttagttgctcggtttgtggtaaaaaatgtAGACAGAAATCAGCTCTAACATCCCACATGTTAACTCACACAGGGGAGAAACAGTtcagttgctcagtttgtggtaaacAGTGTGCACATAAATCAACTCTAAAAACCCACATGTTAACCCACACAGAAGAGAAACCATTTAGTTGTTCAGTCTGTGGTAAAAAATGTGGACGTAACTCAATTCTAACAAAGCACATGTTAACCCACACAGGGGAGAAACCATTTAGTTGTTCAGTCTGTGGCAAAAAATTTGGACAAAGAGGAAATCTAAAAACCcacatgttaacacacacaggggagaaaCCATTTAGTTGTTCAGATTGTGGTAAAAAATTTAGTCACAAAACAAGTCTAACATACCACATGTTAacccacacaggagagaaaccatttAGTTGCTCAGTCTGTGGTAAAGGATGTACAGATAAACCAACTCTAACAAAACACATGTTTacccacacaggagagaaaccatttagttgctcagtttgtggtaaaagaTTTGCACGAAAAGAATATCTAAAAACCCACATGCTAATTCACACAGGAGTGAAACCACtcagttgctcagtttgtggtaaaaaatttAGACACAGAGGAGCTCTAACCTGTCACATGGCAATCCACACAGGGGAGAAACCATTCAGTTGCAGCATTTGTAAGAAAAGATTTATTAGGACTACACAATTCAAAATTCACAAGTGTGGTGATGAGTCTTCACAGTTTCAGTGtggaaaaagcacaaaacaccTGAACTGTTCTGAATGTGATGAAACATTCCTCAACAATTCCCATCTGATGGTCCACATGAGAATGCATAAGGGACAGAAACTGTTTACTTGCACAATTTGTGATCAGAAATGGCAATTTAGTTCCCAACTGAAGAGACACATGAGAACTCATACAGGAGAGAGACCGTACAGTTGCTCAGTCTGTGGGAGAACGTTTTCAGAATCAAGAATAATGATGCGTCACATGGCAGTCCACTCAgggataaaacaaaacaaaggtgGCTTTAGTGGAGAGGACTGTGCAGGACCAGAACCAGGCAGGAACTCCGGTCCAGATGGACATTTACAACCTGAGACTGAGGATAAGACTGAAGAGTCTTCTGATCACAAAACTGATGACAATTATTTTTGGAAAGAGAGCAAGCAAAGTCAGTCAGGTTCAAACtctgtagaaaataaaatatttgaaagtcATATGTCATTTAATACTGACAGTGTTTCAGAGTCCTTTAACCATCAAAACGATGACGGTGTTTCTCAGAGTGATCCACCATGTGGTGCTGACAGGGAACAGGTCAGTCTGAGCcgacagacagggagggaggaaaaccAGGACCCAGAGCCCCCCCAcattaaagaggaacaggaggaagtgtggagcagtcaggagggagagcagcttcAAGGGCTGGAGGAGGCTGATATCACCAAGTTCACCTTCACTCCTGTCCCTGTGaagagtgaagatgatgaagagaaacctCA GTCCTCAGAGCTtcatcagagtcagactgaggagaacagagaggactgtggaggaccaggaccagacaGGAACCCAGACCCACATTTACAGCCTCAGACTGAAGACAGGACTGAGGAGTCTTCTGGACCTGAAACTGATGACAATGATTTCTGGAAAGACATCAGGAAGCCTCTGTCATGTTTAAAGTCTCTGAAACATGAGGAAGTCTCTCAGAGTGATCCACCATGTGGTACTGACAGGGAACAGGTTAGTCTGAGCCaacagacagggagggaggaaaaccAGGACCCAGAGCCCCACCAcattaaagaggaacaggaggaagtgtggagcagtcaggagggagagcagcttcAAGGGCTGGAGGAGGCTGATATCACCAAGTTCACCTTCACTCCTGTCCCTGTGaagagtgaagatgatgaagagaaacctCAGTCCTCAGAGCTtcatcagagtcagactgaggagaacagagaggactgtggaggaccaggaccagacaGGAACCCAGGTTTACAGCCTCAGGACTCTTCTGGACCTGAAACTGATGACAGTGATTTTTGGAAAGAGACCAGACAACGTCGGTCAGTTATGAATGAATCTGCTGAGAGTGATGGTGAATGTGATCTTGACAAGAACCTGTTCAACTGCTCTGACGTCAATGCGTCAGAGTCTCTTCAGCCTGAGAGTGACGACAGTGTTGACAGTGATTTTTGGAAAGATAACCAGAAACCTCAATTAGGTTTAAACCCTTTGAAAAATAATGAAGTCTCTGAAAACGACGTCAGATATAATGCTCTCAGGAAACCGTACAGCTGCTCCGAGTGTGGACAAAGATTTCTCTACATTTGTCATATGAAGACGCACATGAGACGACACACAGTGGAGAGACcgtttgtttgttctgtttgtggtCAGAAGTGTCTTTACAAGTCCCATCTTAAGATTCACATGAGAACTCATACAGGAGAGAAACCGTTTGATTGTCCAATTTGTGGCAAAAAATATGCTCACAAGGCAAGTATGCAGTCTCACATGATCATCCACACTGTGGAGAAACAGTAcaactgcagtgtctgtgacaAAAGCTTTGCCTGGTTTACGGAGCTTAAATACCATCACTGTGTTGGAGAGGCCTCACATGAAAACCAGGACACATAG
- the LOC108889918 gene encoding gastrula zinc finger protein xFG20-1 isoform X12, translating to MSRFQDLKDSFKRRLLTAVRKDLFGHLERKISEYEKEIDRNRKLLDLVSNSDLKRPGSVCPADVQQLLVTKEEVPSEQQEWSSRLDQQDPEPPHIKEEQEELCLIQRPVGADGEDCGGSESDKKLASYRNPRPESDDSDKDWEDPNSRFRCTKCGKTCSQRGNLNIHMRTHTGEKPFGCSVCGKRFTQKVGLHYHLKIHTGEKPFSCSVCGKTFRQKGSLKYHMVTHTGVRPFSCSVCNKKFRWSSQIRVHKCVSESSQRHQNNHKKQLSCSECGETFSNNSLLVIHMRIHKGKKLLMCPVCGLQRQFSSQMEIHMRSHTGERPYSCSICGKRFTQRGIMMQHMAVHSGVKPFSCSDCGRRFFWHFQIKKHKCLGKLQPNKTGFIGQDYPGSEPARNTDPDKTKPSTESNDIVDIEFWKDIRQHQSGLTYRRKNKVSVNDGYNTGKKSDDNTKTEPKDGESGDGGFQKQNKHRWSDSNNLKNEDVSVSEAGCNTDRKPQSSSEGQKRSEERPQTQIKSHSGEKPFSCFFCGKGFATAGYLTRHISVHTGEKLRNCIICEKRFSLELELISHKCVGTFSQITANKSFSCSRCGKGFGRKHHLQVHMKIHTGEKPFSCSMCGERFVKRESLTCHMACHSGEKTLRCSVCKAGFSDRESLLHHMRIHTRQTQFSCSVCGKEFAWRRYLTKHMELHKKEKVDNCKVCDRGFTFHHQLSHHECIHRSSELHQSQTEENREDCGGPGPDRNPDPHLQPQTEDRTEESSGPETDDNDFWKDIRKPLSCLKSLKHEEVSQSDPPCGTDREQVSLSQQTGREENQDPEPHHIKEEQEEVWSSQEGEQLQGLEEADITKFTFTPVPVKSEDDEEKPQSSELHQSQTEENREDCGGPGPDRNPGLQPQDSSGPETDDSDFWKETRQRRSVMNESAESDGECDLDKNLFNCSDVNASESLQPESDDSVDSDFWKDNQKPQLGLNPLKNNEVSENDVRYNALRKPYSCSECGQRFLYICHMKTHMRRHTVERPFVCSVCGQKCLYKSHLKIHMRTHTGEKPFDCPICGKKYAHKASMQSHMIIHTVEKQYNCSVCDKSFAWFTELKYHHCVGEASHENQDT from the exons ATGTCCAGATTTCAGGATCTTAAAGATTCGTTCAAACGGCGGCTGCTGACTGCGGTTCGTAAAGATCTGTTTGGacatttggagagaaaaatatctgaatatgaAAAGGAGATCGACCGCAACAGAAAACTGCTGGATCTGGTTTCAAACAGCGACTTAAAGCGGCCAGGATCAG tgtgtcctGCAGACGTCCAACAGCTGTTGGTGACTAAAGAAGAGGttccctctgagcagcaggagtggaGCTCCAGACTGGACCAGCAGGACCCAGAGCCCCCCCAcattaaagaggaacaggaggaactCTGTCTTATTCAAAGACCAGTCGGTGCTGATGGAGAGGACTGTGGAGGATCAGAATCAGACAAGAAGTTGGCTTCATACAGGAATCCACGCCCAGAGAGTGATGACAGTGATAAAGACTGGGAGGATCCCAACAGTAGATTTCGCTGCACTAAGTGTGGTAAAACATGTTCGCAGAGGGGGAATCTGAATATACACATGAGAACTCACACAGGAGAAAAACCTTTTggttgctctgtgtgtggtaAACGGTTCACTCAGAAAGTAGGTCTGCACTATCACCTGAAGattcacacaggagagaaaccatttagttgctcagtttgtggtaaaacaTTTAGACAGAAAGGATCTTTAAAATACCAcatggtaacacacacaggGGTGAGACCAtttagctgcagtgtttgtaatAAAAAGTTCAGGTGGTCGTCACAGATCAGAGTCCATAAGTGTGTTAGTGAGTCATCACAGCGTCACCAGAATAACCACAAGAAACAACTGAGCTGTTCTGAATGTGGTGAGACATTTTCCAACAATTCTCTTCTGGTGATTCACATGAGAATACATAAAGGAAAGAAGTTACTTATGTGCCCAGTTTGTGGTTTACAACGGCAGTTTAGTTCCCAAATGGAGATACACATGAGAAGCCATACGGGTGAGAGACCGTACAGTTGCTCAATTTGTGGGAAAAGATTCACTCAGAGAGGAATTATGATGCAGCATATGGCAGTCCACTCAGGGGTGAAACCATTCAGCTGCAGTGACTGCGGGAGAAGATTCTTCTGGCACTTTcagataaaaaaacacaagtgtctTGGGAAGTTACAGCCAAACAAAACTGGCTTTATTGGACAGGACTATCCTGGATCAGAACCAGCCAGGAACACAGATCCAGATAAAACCAAACCATCTACTGAAAGCAACGACATTGTTGACATTGAGTTTTGGAAAGATATCAGACAGCATCAATCAGGTCTCACTTATCGGAGGAAAAACAAGGTCTCTGTAAATGATGGATATAATACTGGAAAGAAATCTGATGACAACACTAAAACTGAACCCAAGGATGGAGAAAGTGGTGATGGTGGttttcaaaaacagaacaagcaTAGATGGTCAGATTCAAACAATCTGAAAAATGAAGACGTCTCTGTGAGTGAAGCAGGATGTAACACTGACAGGAAACCACAGAGCTCCTCTGAGGGTCAGAAGAGATCTGAAGAACGTCCACAGACACAGATCAAGAGTCACTCAGGAGAGAAACCATTTAGTTGTTTCTTTTGTGGGAAAGGATTTGCAACAGCAGGGTATCTGACAAGACACATATCTGTCCATACAGGGGAGAAACTACGTAATTGCATTATTTGTGAGAAACGATTCAGTCTGGAGTTAGAGCTCATAAGTCATAAGTGTGTTGGCACGTTCTCTCAGATCACCGCCAACAAATCGTTTAGCTGCTCCCGGTGTGGTAAAGGATTTGGGCGTAAGCATCATCTGCAGGTGCACATGAAAattcacacaggagagaaaccattCAGCTGCTCCATGTGTGGTGAAAGATTTGTTAAAAGAGAAAGTTTGACTTGTCACATGGCATGTCACAGCGGAGAAAAGACTCTCCGCTGTTCAGTTTGTAAAGCAGGTTTCAGTGACAGAGAATCACTACTTCATCACATGAGAATTCACACCAGACAAACTCAGTtcagttgctcagtttgtggtaaagAATTTGCATGGAGGAGATATCTGACAAAACACATGGAACTCCACAAGAAGGAGAAAGTCGACAACTGCAAGGTTTGTGACCGAGGATTCACCTTCCATCATCAGCTCAGTCACCATGAGTGCATTCATAGGTCCTCAGAGCTtcatcagagtcagactgaggagaacagagaggactgtggaggaccaggaccagacaGGAACCCAGACCCACATTTACAGCCTCAGACTGAAGACAGGACTGAGGAGTCTTCTGGACCTGAAACTGATGACAATGATTTCTGGAAAGACATCAGGAAGCCTCTGTCATGTTTAAAGTCTCTGAAACATGAGGAAGTCTCTCAGAGTGATCCACCATGTGGTACTGACAGGGAACAGGTTAGTCTGAGCCaacagacagggagggaggaaaaccAGGACCCAGAGCCCCACCAcattaaagaggaacaggaggaagtgtggagcagtcaggagggagagcagcttcAAGGGCTGGAGGAGGCTGATATCACCAAGTTCACCTTCACTCCTGTCCCTGTGaagagtgaagatgatgaagagaaacctCAGTCCTCAGAGCTtcatcagagtcagactgaggagaacagagaggactgtggaggaccaggaccagacaGGAACCCAGGTTTACAGCCTCAGGACTCTTCTGGACCTGAAACTGATGACAGTGATTTTTGGAAAGAGACCAGACAACGTCGGTCAGTTATGAATGAATCTGCTGAGAGTGATGGTGAATGTGATCTTGACAAGAACCTGTTCAACTGCTCTGACGTCAATGCGTCAGAGTCTCTTCAGCCTGAGAGTGACGACAGTGTTGACAGTGATTTTTGGAAAGATAACCAGAAACCTCAATTAGGTTTAAACCCTTTGAAAAATAATGAAGTCTCTGAAAACGACGTCAGATATAATGCTCTCAGGAAACCGTACAGCTGCTCCGAGTGTGGACAAAGATTTCTCTACATTTGTCATATGAAGACGCACATGAGACGACACACAGTGGAGAGACcgtttgtttgttctgtttgtggtCAGAAGTGTCTTTACAAGTCCCATCTTAAGATTCACATGAGAACTCATACAGGAGAGAAACCGTTTGATTGTCCAATTTGTGGCAAAAAATATGCTCACAAGGCAAGTATGCAGTCTCACATGATCATCCACACTGTGGAGAAACAGTAcaactgcagtgtctgtgacaAAAGCTTTGCCTGGTTTACGGAGCTTAAATACCATCACTGTGTTGGAGAGGCCTCACATGAAAACCAGGACACATAG
- the LOC108889918 gene encoding oocyte zinc finger protein XlCOF7.1 isoform X3, whose amino-acid sequence MSRFQDLKDSFKRRLLTAVRKDLFGHLERKISEYEKEIDRNRKLLDLVSNSDLKRPGSVCPADVQQLLVTKEEVPSEQQEWSSRLDQQDPEPPHIKEEQEELCLIQRPVGADGENCGGSESGRKWDPDWHPHPESDAEDSDFPEPESEDSDEDWEDPNRKSTDSPVCSKTLIMKGSEHMKTHTGEKAISCSLCGKCFTTKGGLNYHLKTHTGEKPFSCSVCGKKCRQKSALTSHMLTHTGEKQFSCSVCGKQCAHKSTLKTHMLTHTEEKPFSCSVCGKKCGRNSILTKHMLTHTGEKPFSCSVCGKKFGQRGNLKTHMLTHTGEKPFSCSDCGKKFSHKTSLTYHMLTHTGEKPFSCSVCGKGCTDKPTLTKHMFTHTGEKPFSCSVCGKRFARKEYLKTHMLIHTGVKPLSCSVCGKKFRHRGALTCHMAIHTGEKPFSCSICKKRFIRTTQFKIHKCGDESSQFQCGKSTKHLNCSECDETFLNNSHLMVHMRMHKGQKLFTCTICDQKWQFSSQLKRHMRTHTGERPYSCSVCGRTFSESRIMMRHMAVHSGIKQNKGGFSGEDCAGPEPGRNSGPDGHLQPETEDKTEESSDHKTDDNYFWKESKQSQSGSNSVENKIFESHMSFNTDSVSESFNHQNDDGVSQSDPPCGADREQVSLSRQTGREENQDPEPPHIKEEQEEVWSSQEGEQLQGLEEADITKFTFTPVPVKSEDDEEKPQSSELHQSQTEENREDCGGPGPDRNPDPHLQPQTEDRTEESSGPETDDNDFWKDIRKPLSCLKSLKHEEVSQSDPPCGTDREQVSLSQQTGREENQDPEPHHIKEEQEEVWSSQEGEQLQGLEEADITKFTFTPVPVKSEDDEEKPQSSELHQSQTEENREDCGGPGPDRNPGLQPQDSSGPETDDSDFWKETRQRRSVMNESAESDGECDLDKNLFNCSDVNASESLQPESDDSVDSDFWKDNQKPQLGLNPLKNNEVSENDVRYNALRKPYSCSECGQRFLYICHMKTHMRRHTVERPFVCSVCGQKCLYKSHLKIHMRTHTGEKPFDCPICGKKYAHKASMQSHMIIHTVEKQYNCSVCDKSFAWFTELKYHHCVGEASHENQDT is encoded by the exons ATGTCCAGATTTCAGGATCTTAAAGATTCGTTCAAACGGCGGCTGCTGACTGCGGTTCGTAAAGATCTGTTTGGacatttggagagaaaaatatctgaatatgaAAAGGAGATCGACCGCAACAGAAAACTGCTGGATCTGGTTTCAAACAGCGACTTAAAGCGGCCAGGATCAG tgtgtcctGCAGACGTCCAACAGCTGCTGGTGACTAAAGAAGAGGttccctctgagcagcaggagtggaGCTCCAGACTGGACCAGCAGGACCCAGAGCCCCCCCAcattaaagaggaacaggaggaactCTGTCTTATTCAAAGACCAGTAGGTGCTGATGGAGAGAACTGTGGAGGATCAGAATCAGGCAGGAAGTGGGATCCAGACTGGCATCCACACCCAGAGAGTGACGCAGAGGATTCAGACTTTCCTGAACCTGAGAGTGAGGACAGTGATGAAGACTGGGAGGATCccaacagaaaatcaacagaCTCCCCTGTTTGTAGTAAAACACTGATCATGAAGGGGAGTGAACACATGAAAACTCACACAGGAGAAAAGGCTATCAGTTGCTCCTTATGTGGTAAATGTTTTACTACAAAAGGTGGTCTGAACTACCACCTGAAAactcacacaggagagaaaccatttagttgctcggtttgtggtaaaaaatgtAGACAGAAATCAGCTCTAACATCCCACATGTTAACTCACACAGGGGAGAAACAGTtcagttgctcagtttgtggtaaacAGTGTGCACATAAATCAACTCTAAAAACCCACATGTTAACCCACACAGAAGAGAAACCATTTAGTTGTTCAGTCTGTGGTAAAAAATGTGGACGTAACTCAATTCTAACAAAGCACATGTTAACCCACACAGGGGAGAAACCATTTAGTTGTTCAGTCTGTGGCAAAAAATTTGGACAAAGAGGAAATCTAAAAACCcacatgttaacacacacaggggagaaaCCATTTAGTTGTTCAGATTGTGGTAAAAAATTTAGTCACAAAACAAGTCTAACATACCACATGTTAacccacacaggagagaaaccatttAGTTGCTCAGTCTGTGGTAAAGGATGTACAGATAAACCAACTCTAACAAAACACATGTTTacccacacaggagagaaaccatttagttgctcagtttgtggtaaaagaTTTGCACGAAAAGAATATCTAAAAACCCACATGCTAATTCACACAGGAGTGAAACCACtcagttgctcagtttgtggtaaaaaatttAGACACAGAGGAGCTCTAACCTGTCACATGGCAATCCACACAGGGGAGAAACCATTCAGTTGCAGCATTTGTAAGAAAAGATTTATTAGGACTACACAATTCAAAATTCACAAGTGTGGTGATGAGTCTTCACAGTTTCAGTGtggaaaaagcacaaaacaccTGAACTGTTCTGAATGTGATGAAACATTCCTCAACAATTCCCATCTGATGGTCCACATGAGAATGCATAAGGGACAGAAACTGTTTACTTGCACAATTTGTGATCAGAAATGGCAATTTAGTTCCCAACTGAAGAGACACATGAGAACTCATACAGGAGAGAGACCGTACAGTTGCTCAGTCTGTGGGAGAACGTTTTCAGAATCAAGAATAATGATGCGTCACATGGCAGTCCACTCAgggataaaacaaaacaaaggtgGCTTTAGTGGAGAGGACTGTGCAGGACCAGAACCAGGCAGGAACTCCGGTCCAGATGGACATTTACAACCTGAGACTGAGGATAAGACTGAAGAGTCTTCTGATCACAAAACTGATGACAATTATTTTTGGAAAGAGAGCAAGCAAAGTCAGTCAGGTTCAAACtctgtagaaaataaaatatttgaaagtcATATGTCATTTAATACTGACAGTGTTTCAGAGTCCTTTAACCATCAAAACGATGACGGTGTTTCTCAGAGTGATCCACCATGTGGTGCTGACAGGGAACAGGTCAGTCTGAGCcgacagacagggagggaggaaaaccAGGACCCAGAGCCCCCCCAcattaaagaggaacaggaggaagtgtggagcagtcaggagggagagcagcttcAAGGGCTGGAGGAGGCTGATATCACCAAGTTCACCTTCACTCCTGTCCCTGTGaagagtgaagatgatgaagagaaacctCA GTCCTCAGAGCTtcatcagagtcagactgaggagaacagagaggactgtggaggaccaggaccagacaGGAACCCAGACCCACATTTACAGCCTCAGACTGAAGACAGGACTGAGGAGTCTTCTGGACCTGAAACTGATGACAATGATTTCTGGAAAGACATCAGGAAGCCTCTGTCATGTTTAAAGTCTCTGAAACATGAGGAAGTCTCTCAGAGTGATCCACCATGTGGTACTGACAGGGAACAGGTTAGTCTGAGCCaacagacagggagggaggaaaaccAGGACCCAGAGCCCCACCAcattaaagaggaacaggaggaagtgtggagcagtcaggagggagagcagcttcAAGGGCTGGAGGAGGCTGATATCACCAAGTTCACCTTCACTCCTGTCCCTGTGaagagtgaagatgatgaagagaaacctCAGTCCTCAGAGCTtcatcagagtcagactgaggagaacagagaggactgtggaggaccaggaccagacaGGAACCCAGGTTTACAGCCTCAGGACTCTTCTGGACCTGAAACTGATGACAGTGATTTTTGGAAAGAGACCAGACAACGTCGGTCAGTTATGAATGAATCTGCTGAGAGTGATGGTGAATGTGATCTTGACAAGAACCTGTTCAACTGCTCTGACGTCAATGCGTCAGAGTCTCTTCAGCCTGAGAGTGACGACAGTGTTGACAGTGATTTTTGGAAAGATAACCAGAAACCTCAATTAGGTTTAAACCCTTTGAAAAATAATGAAGTCTCTGAAAACGACGTCAGATATAATGCTCTCAGGAAACCGTACAGCTGCTCCGAGTGTGGACAAAGATTTCTCTACATTTGTCATATGAAGACGCACATGAGACGACACACAGTGGAGAGACcgtttgtttgttctgtttgtggtCAGAAGTGTCTTTACAAGTCCCATCTTAAGATTCACATGAGAACTCATACAGGAGAGAAACCGTTTGATTGTCCAATTTGTGGCAAAAAATATGCTCACAAGGCAAGTATGCAGTCTCACATGATCATCCACACTGTGGAGAAACAGTAcaactgcagtgtctgtgacaAAAGCTTTGCCTGGTTTACGGAGCTTAAATACCATCACTGTGTTGGAGAGGCCTCACATGAAAACCAGGACACATAG